In the Halobacteriovoraceae bacterium genome, AACTCATTTGGATGGGACAAGAAATAGGTTGGAACCGAATTTTTCATACCAGTGACGGGTATGGACTTAAACTCCTTATGAAAAATGGAATTAAGACAGGGGTGATTTCTGGCGGGCATAGTCATGGACTTAGCGAAAGGATTCAAGGACTAAATTTAGATTTTTCCTATCTTGGAAATGAAGACAAAATCGAGGCCTTTGAAGATCTCCTCACTCAAGGTTTCAAGGAAGATGAAATTCTTTATATGGGTGATGAATTTTTTGATATTCCACTTTTAAAAAGAGTCGGTTTTTCTGTCTCTGTACCGCATGCAAGCTTAGAAATTAGAGATACTGTTGATTTTGTGACCAGAAGAGAGGGGGGACATGGAGCAGTACGAGAAGTGATCGACATATTGAGATATGCCAAGCACTTCCCCAATCCTTTTTAATTCTTTATCAGTTTTTCTAATTTAGAAATCTCATTTTTGATATCTTCAGGGATGTTTGTTCCACCTGAACCACTAAATCCTATTGTCATCATTTCCTTATATTCTTGAAAACAATTTCTAGCTGCTGCCGACTTTGGATAGTCTGTCACACAAGTTTTGAGATAAATTTCACCTAGAGAATACAAGTAGTTATTATTGAGTTGATTTTCAGCAAGCGCTAACCAATAGAGAATTTCAGGTGTAAGTTTACTTTTTGGATTTCTATAAAGAAATCTTGATAACAGACCACTTGAAATCAGTAGTCCCATATCAAAAGAACCGTCATTGATCGAATCTGATGTCATGGTTGCGGGTTTTAAATAATTTCGAATAAAACTCATCACATCTTCTTTGGTCTGTAATTCTTTTTTGGGGGATTTCCATTTATTCAATTGATCTTCCCAACTTTTCAAATCGGCCATTAAGAACTTAGGGAGTTGATTCTGATTTTCTAATCTCTTTAAAATGTTCTTGGCCTTCTGAACACTATTTTCGACTTTCAAAGCGATCATAAGTTGTCTTGAAACAGCTCGTCTTAGTTTTGAGTCATTGAACCCAACTCTTTTTTGAACTTCTGTGTAGGCCTTGAGTAAGTTGTTAAGTTTGAGAATTTCTTCTTCCTCGGCCTTTTTAAATTGCTCTTGAGCTTGATCATAGGATCTTGTAAGGAATAAAAATTCAGCATACTCAAGGGTATTGTCAAAATCCTCTATTTTAAGTGATTTTAGTGGATGCATAAAGGAGGATGCTTTACCTGTAGGTAATTGCGTGTGACAGGACATACAGATACCAAGTGTTGCATTGGCCCGAATTCTTGCAAAGTGCTTATGGCCTTCCTTAAAAGATTCATAGGTATCTTTAATATGATCCTTCATCACATTCAAACTTGGAGAAAATGCACTAGTTTTGAAAAACATATTATGGTCTGCTTGTTCAAATGATTCATGCAAACCTTTTAAATTGGACAGGATATCGTCGTTAAATTTTGGGTCTGTAAATTTTAATTCTTGTCCTGAATATTTCATGAGTGCTGCAAAATGAGTGAAAATTTTATTCATCGTAACTTTTGTACTCTGTGAAAATAAAATAGACGTTAGAGAAATTGAAAATAAGAAAAATGCCAGTTTCATATTAATCCTTCTTAATGAACTGAATAGGTGGATTAATAATACTTAATTAAATATACAATTGAAACTGCTCTGAAGTATCTTTTTAAGACACGGTGCGCTTAATCAGAGGCCAGAGTTCTCCGAATAGGAGTTTGTTTAAATCGTTGAATAGGTCCTTGGTCTTTGAAATTTCCTTGTTTGAAATATGTTTTGAATACACCACCACTAGGTGTGAATGCGGAAAGTTCGCCATTAAGAGAGAGATTTGATTTTCCAAAAAAATCGATTAGATCGTCCATATGATTTATTTTAGTATTGATAGTAGAAAGTAGGTCTCGAAACTTTTCTAGATTTATTTGACTTGTTTTGTCATAATAATTTTTTAATTTATTGAAACTTTCTGTCAATTGTAAGAAGCACTCTCTCAAAGGTTTTATCCTTTTAGAGTATGCACTATTTTTAGCAATATTACTTTTGTAGAATCGATGTATTTGTCTATGTTTTTTGTAATCATACTTACAGAGATTGCCAGCAATTTTGAAATATTCTTCATTTGTTTTTTTTATGAGTTCTTGAACTCCTTGATAATCAATAGTGACTATACTGCTAATATAAACTGGAGATTTTAAGTGATTGTTGCGAACAGATATTGCAATATCTTTATCGAGGACAGTAAAATTATTGATGAAATAAGCACCATACTTTCTGTATTTGAGGTCTCTTTTTTTATTTGTATCAATTAAGTCATAACTGTTACGAATAGAAAATTTAAATTTTTTTGGGTCAGAAAAGCCGATTTCATTAAATTTTTTGGATTTATCTTCAAATTCAACGATAATATTTCTGCTTCTTTTAGCTTTTACATCTTTAAATAATGTTGATTTAAAAAATGATAACGATATACTATTAAAAATCGTTTTCCAAAAAATTTTCACAATTTGTATTTTTTCTTGATAGTACTTATAAAATACTCGACTTTCATTTTTTTTCACAATTGTAATTCTTTCGTTTGAACGTTTGTTAATTTCTCCATAAAGTAGAAAAGAGTATTTTGATTTTTTTTCACTCATTCTACGATTTTCTCGTTCGATGATAAAAGGCATAAGATAATCTAAATCAAATTTTTTATGGTTTATAAAGTTATCTAAGGCCTCTTTCTCTTGAGTCGTATTTATTAATTCCTCTAGAACATTTGTTTTTAAACCTAAAGTAAGCTCTTCTGTTTCACTATACAATGAAATATATTCATAGGAGAACAAAGTAAGTCTAAGAAGCTTCATAAACTCGGCAGATAAATTTGTTTGCGTGACAAAATACTGATTATTTGTTTTCTCATAACTGATGAGAAAATCTTCATCATTTATTTTAGGATCATCTTCTCCTGTTCGTTGTATATGAATTTTTTCAATAAGATTCATTCCTTCTAAAGCACCAATAGAAAAATTTATTCCATGTCCTAATGGAAGCTCAATAGCTGCTCCAGCAGAAAAACTTATATAATCTTCTCTAGAGAGATATTCAAACTCATTCATATTGATAAAATTGAAATTTTTTAAATATAAAAAGGATAAAAAAAGCTTATTAAAATTACTCATTAATCCTTGTTCATAGGAATTTGCAAAATGGACATACTTATGGACACGTATGAAATTAATATCAGCAAATGCGACAAGTTTGCTCTCACTTATTTTTATAAAGTTGGCTTCTTTTAATTTTTGTAAAAAAGTTTTAGCATTTATAGAAATATAGATCTTATCGACAACTATCCACCGTTCATCATCATATAAATCAGGCGCTAATTGACGATCTACTCCATAATCAAAAGTTCCCAAAACTTTTTGCCATTGCATTCCAGAGTAGTCGTGTTGGCCTAAATCAAATTTGTCTCTACGTGATAAAATTCCATAGGCCTCTTTTTTCCCTATGTTATTATAATCCCTTCCTATTTCTTCAATAATTTTTTCATAGATTGAAAACTCACTATCTGATGAAAAAATATCTTTAGTTGAATTTCCAAGTAACGTTGCCATGATCAGTTTATTAAGTTGAAATAGTGATGAATTATTCCCAAAATTTTCCAGAATTTTTGTTTTTTCAAGTAAAAGACCAGTTTTTTCAATACTTAAATCGTCTTCGGCATAAACAAAATTAACCGACAAACATGAGATAAAAAGGAGAAATAAGATTTGGGAGCTCATATACAGTTTTACTCCATGCATTTTTTTCTCTTAAAGCTTCTAATACTTGATCAATACATTCGTTCGGCCTATGTTAGCATATCGAAAGATGCGATCAATACTTTATCGAATTAATCAAGTATGTGAGCATTTTAAATAGTTACGAGCTTTTTTTATGGAAAACGAAAATGAGTGATGCCAATTATTCGAGGCTTAAACAATTATTGGAGAACCAAAACACTTGGCCCTCAAAATATGTTTTTAAATTTGTAGTCCCTTCCCAGGGCCTTTCAGATATAAAAGACTTGCTTCCAGATCATGATCTAATGGAAAGACCCTCTCGTACCGGTAAGTATGTGGCCATAACTTTTACTAATGAATTTCAAAATTCTGAAGAAATTATAAATGTATATAAAAAAGTATCGAATATAGAGGGAATTATACAACTCTAATACCTTATTTAAATTGATTTATGTTAGAATGATATCCATATTCTTTGGAGTTGTTCGATGATTACTGATAAAATTTTTTATATTCTATTACCGATTTTCCTTTTTTTGATACCTAGGGAGGGGCATTTGACTAAAGTTAAAAACGAAAAAGTCAGTCTACATAATCTTATTGTAAGTTCAGAAGAAATTATCATAGCTGAGGTTATAAAAAAAAATGAGATCGAATTTTTTGAGCAGAAATTTTCAAAAAAGGAATCAAAAGATACTAGAGGATGGTTTGATGAAATAATTAAAGTCGAAAAGATTAATGTCAAAGTAATAGAGCTTCTTAAGGGCGAATCACAAAACTTAAAATTAGGTGATACAATATCTTTAATTACCTATCACGATAATGATTTGTTAAATAACGCGAGAAATGCTCATGAATATGGAAGCTACAAGTCTTATTATATACCTGTCTATAAGGAAGATGGAGATTTAAAAAAATTTATAAATAATAATTCACAATTTATTTTATATCTACAACGCAATAATAATATTTACTATCCCTCGGCCCAAAATGCATTTGACTCAATTGATTTTAAAAATGAAGTTAAATCATTTTTAAAAGAATCTTCTCAAAATCTTTTGAAGTAAGTATGATCTTAGTAAAAAGAGAAAATAGAATCTAGACCCATTCAAAATTCTATTTACCTTTATTAAAAAAGGAATTTTAAAATGAATTATAATACGGCCATTATTGTAGGTGGTGGAGCTTTTGGGACGTCATTAGCAGCGGTTTTGGCCAATAATTTTAAACATGTTTTTATAAAAGTTAGATCTGTTGATGTTAGAGACGGTATCAACAGCGGTGAAAATACTGTCTATCTCCCTGGACATAAGCTAAGTAAAAATATTAAAAGTTTTCTTGAGTGGAAGGATTTAGATCATCTGATTAAGTTTGATGATATTGAAGTGATCGTCAATGGGCTCCCCTCATCGGCCATTAGAAAATATTACCTTGAAAACTTTGAGATTATTGAGAAACACCTTAAAAAAGACCTGCCTTTTGTCTCCCTAACAAAAGGTATAGATGCTGATACATTAGAAATGTCTGATGACATTCTTTTTGAGATTTTTCCAAGATTTAAAGAAAATTTTGTCTTCCTCTCTGGCCCATCTTTTGCCCATGAAATCGTAAATGAGCACATTACAATGGTTTCCCTGGCCGGAATGAGTAAGAGTATTTTGGAAAAATCGGGAAAAATGCTGGAAACAAGCTTTTTTAAAATAATGTTTACTTACGATATAAAGGGCGTCCTTTTGGGGGGAGCTTTAAAAAATATCTTGGCCATTGGTGGAGGTATAATTGAAGGTATGGGCCATAACCATAATACCAAGGCCGCGATGGTGACTAGGGGAATTGCAGAGATGCTTAGATTTGGGCATGTCTATAACGCTAGACCTGAAACTTTTTATGGATTGAGTGGGATGGGGGATCTTATTCTCACAACTACGGGTGATTTAAGTCGGAATAAACAATTTGGTCTAGAAATTGCGAAAGGACGCTCACCAAGTGATATCATTCAGTCATCGAGAAGTGTTGTTGAAGGATACAAAACAGCAAAAGCAGCATATCTTATCACTAAAAAATTTGATATCAGGGCCAGAATTTTTACAGGAATTTATTCAATACTTCATCAAAATGTGAAACCTAAAGATGTATTATTAGAGTTAATGCGTGTACCATCAAGATTTGAGATAATTTTTCAATAAAAATATCATTACTCAATATGAGAACGAATTTCATTAATTGTAATGGTTTCTCCTAGATTAATTAAAGTTCCATCTGGTTTTTGAATAAAATACGCTGGTACTCCAACCATACCATGCTCTTTTAGCCAACTTCCAATAATTGGATCATGTTTTGTCCAATCGGCCAATAAGAGTTTGATATTTTTCTCGTTGACGAGTTCTGAGAAAGCATTTGTATGTAAAACTAATCTTTCATTAACTTTACAAGTAAAGCACCATTTAGCGGTAAAATCAATGAATACTAAATCTTTATTAATCTTCATCTGTTCCATTTTGTCGATTGACCACCTTTCCCATACTGTTCCATCAATGGATTTGTCGATGATGAGATTCGAGTTTAAGCTAGTTTGAGGATTATATAAACTTTCAGAAGTATATAACGAGATAAATAATCCGATCGCCGGTAAACTTACGAGAATTTGATAGATTCTTTTTTTAGATATTTCTTTAACAAAATAAAATGCAAAGAAGGTTAAAGCAAGCCCTGTGATTAGTTTCATAAAAGGGTAGGAGGTATCAACGAGTGCAAGAAAAACATCTAAGAGCCATATGATAGTAAGAATGAGTGATATTCCAAGAAACTTTTTTAAATTCTC is a window encoding:
- a CDS encoding HAD hydrolase family protein, translated to MQLDDLKQIAKRFEDKLSKIKVAAFDVDGVLTNGQLIWMGQEIGWNRIFHTSDGYGLKLLMKNGIKTGVISGGHSHGLSERIQGLNLDFSYLGNEDKIEAFEDLLTQGFKEDEILYMGDEFFDIPLLKRVGFSVSVPHASLEIRDTVDFVTRREGGHGAVREVIDILRYAKHFPNPF
- a CDS encoding DUF493 family protein — encoded protein: MSDANYSRLKQLLENQNTWPSKYVFKFVVPSQGLSDIKDLLPDHDLMERPSRTGKYVAITFTNEFQNSEEIINVYKKVSNIEGIIQL
- a CDS encoding NAD(P)H-dependent glycerol-3-phosphate dehydrogenase gives rise to the protein MNYNTAIIVGGGAFGTSLAAVLANNFKHVFIKVRSVDVRDGINSGENTVYLPGHKLSKNIKSFLEWKDLDHLIKFDDIEVIVNGLPSSAIRKYYLENFEIIEKHLKKDLPFVSLTKGIDADTLEMSDDILFEIFPRFKENFVFLSGPSFAHEIVNEHITMVSLAGMSKSILEKSGKMLETSFFKIMFTYDIKGVLLGGALKNILAIGGGIIEGMGHNHNTKAAMVTRGIAEMLRFGHVYNARPETFYGLSGMGDLILTTTGDLSRNKQFGLEIAKGRSPSDIIQSSRSVVEGYKTAKAAYLITKKFDIRARIFTGIYSILHQNVKPKDVLLELMRVPSRFEIIFQ